The Chitinophagales bacterium genomic interval ACTTTGGTAAATAAATTTTGCGAATCGGGAATTGTTCCCAATTGTTTCCAGAATCGGGTATTTCCTTTGCACTTAAATTAAAAATACACATTATGAAAAAGCACTTTTTAATTGGCGCTATTGCGCTCTGCACTTCAGCCGGCAGCTTGTTTGCACAACACATTTTACAGAGCCAAGTACCATCGGTAGTGGTAAACAATTTCCAACAAGCATTTCCTAAAGCCTACGATGTAGATTGGAAAATGGATATGAACCTTTACAAAGTAGATTTTGAACTAGGCTTGCTCGGCACCGACCACGATGTTTGGTACGACCCTACCGGAAAAGTGGTAAAACACAAAGAAGAAATTTCTAAAAGCGATTTACCTCAAAAAGTCCAAGCAAAGATAAATGCCGATTTCAGTGGCTTTAGAGTAAGCGATGTAAAGAAAATTACAGAAGGCAATAATGCTATTTACACACTCGATTTAAAAACTTTCACACAAGAATGGAAAGTGGCTTATGATGCAGAAGGAAAAATTTTAAGTAAAGTTGCCGACTAAATTGAAAACACCTCTTTTTGCTTACTGCATTCTTTCGGTTTTGGCATTCAATACATGCTTAGCGCAAATCAACCCGCCAGGCTTGGGGAAAACCAATTTGGCGAGCTGGTTTGCCATTGGCATAAGGCAAGAGTTAGATACCATAGAAGGAAAAGGTTGGCAGTCTATGTCGTACATTGGAGCTGCAAGAAAAAGCACACCGGATAATCACAATCTATTTATGCAGCCGGCAATTCTTATCGTTAATCAAGAATTTCACCATCAATTTCACCACAATTGGCAATACTCAATAGCTGCAAGTTATAGAAGGCAACAAGAATATCTTAAAACAGCACCTTACGAATTAGATAGCCCCAAACTAAAACAAGAGTTCCGGATCTATAGCAGGCTATCGTATATTTTTAAAGTATCGCGCATAAAAATTACACCCACCATAC includes:
- a CDS encoding DUF2490 domain-containing protein, with product MKTPLFAYCILSVLAFNTCLAQINPPGLGKTNLASWFAIGIRQELDTIEGKGWQSMSYIGAARKSTPDNHNLFMQPAILIVNQEFHHQFHHNWQYSIAASYRRQQEYLKTAPYELDSPKLKQEFRIYSRLSYIFKVSRIKITPTIRQEIRKFCSSDFKPVSEDWQFRSRIRIQLSINLDARKIHRLIASSEQLFSISKKSKPKQWTDFNYRESRFSIYYSFSPQNLPLIFNFGYMNNLVGNKNPYCGHYLAFDVIVENPFKLKQRNKDRISENLE
- a CDS encoding PepSY-like domain-containing protein, encoding MKKHFLIGAIALCTSAGSLFAQHILQSQVPSVVVNNFQQAFPKAYDVDWKMDMNLYKVDFELGLLGTDHDVWYDPTGKVVKHKEEISKSDLPQKVQAKINADFSGFRVSDVKKITEGNNAIYTLDLKTFTQEWKVAYDAEGKILSKVAD